The nucleotide sequence atatatatatatatatatatatatatatatatcaacttGGTTATCCTTAAATtcgattaatattatttttaaaagattaaaatcatcataaaattattatagtaattatttagtagtatttaataattattttagttAAGTTTGTATAATTTTCAATAGATTTGTAGTTGCTATAATAATACTAAAATAAaggttatttttaataaaaaaatatgtcgacttctaatttttttttctatctattTTATTAAACGTTTATTCTTTTCACTCTTTCACATACACTTCCTAGTATATAAAAACAGAGATGATATATCCCATGGGACGGCAGATCACATGGTTATTGCATGGGCTTTATGACCTTTTGCCATCAAGAGATGATTCATTGCCCCCCGCCCCCAGTACAATTGGTAGTTATTGATCACATACGGCTTAGGTCAATTTTAAACTAGTTTAAAATATCTAGTTAGTTGGGTCTCTTGTATTAGGGTTAAATATTCTCCATGATTTATCATTTAAAAAGTTTGTGTCTAGTGGAGGAAGTTGGCAATACTGAACCGTCTCGGAGGAGTGTTATCATCTGTTTGTTATTCCTAGAGATAGATGAATCGAAAGTAAGACATTCATGGTAAACATAAACGCAAGCGCGCCCATAGCAAAGTCTACGCCCAATCACCGGCGTTGGCCAGCACAAACCATTGGCCTTGAGGGTCGCAGCTCGAGTCGGAGGTCAAGCACCGGCAAGGGTTCGTCACCACCGTTCTCCCGTCGCCGCCGACTTCCAGGCACAGAGAAGTCCCGTCCTCCATCTTCGTCGACACGTGCAGCTGCGAGTCAGACAGCGGCGTCCACCTCGTCTGGCATTCGGCCAGCCGCACCTCCTTCCCCTCGCCGCCGGCGGTCATGCAGGAGGAGCTCGAGCCGTTGCTCAGCGACAGTGTCTGGTTACCAGTGTAGCTCCACCGGTCCACGCACCGGCCGCTGTCGGAGAGCACCAGGCGCTGGGAGGAATCGTCGACCGAGACGCAGAGACCAGACAGGGGGTGCAGGATCGTAATGTGGCCGGGAAGCATCGGGCCGGGGCCTCGGAAAGGCTTCTGAATCGACTGAAGCCTCGTCAGATGAGGTTGGCTTTTGATGCCGCTCCAGTCGAACGACATCAGGCCGTACATCTCGTCGTGGTCAACGATACCTGATCGGAGATAGTAGCTCCCCTGCAGTGCCCAGAACGCCCAATCTATGTCGTGGGCGGCGGCGTACGCCAGAGCGCAGCTGAAGTAGCGGTTGTCGTTGGTGTTCGTGCCGCGCAGGTCGAGCCCGAACTCGCTCAGGATCAAGGGGAAGTTCCGTTCGAGCAGGAACCCCGCCTGCTTGATGACTCTGCCGACGATGCGGCCACAGACGTCGTTGGCGTTTCCGTCGGCCCATTCCGAGTCGTCGGTGAAACCGTACCAGTGAACCTCGAAGACGAGCTTGTTGGCGAAGGAGAAGCTGATGTTAACCTCCCGGTCCACCAGGAAGCTGAGGTCGGTGTCGAAGTTGAGCCCTGAGAGGATGACGAGCACGTCGCCGTTGGCGGCGTGCACCGCCTCTGCCCCCAATTGCATGTACCTGCAGGAACAAAGGCACATCCATGAATCCGCCGGAGTTCTTCTCCTTTATAACAACATCGATCGAGAGACTCACTTGTACCAGTCGTCGACGTTCTCTCTCTTTCCTCTGAGCTCGTTCCTCAGGCTCATGCCGACGACATTCGTGTGCCCTTTGAACAGAGCCGCCATGTTTGTCAGGCCTTGAATCCACAAATCCGGATCGAAGTGCTCGTCCCCGAAGAAGCCATTGCCGTCGTTTCGGTCGCAGCACCACCCCGGCGTGGTGATATGATTGTCCAAGATCACCATCACGTCGTTGGCCGCTAAGTTTTCCACCACCGCCTGCAAATTTTCTCTCGAGAATCAGTAGATTTCATATATACGTATAATAATCTCTTGTTGATTATATTATACATACCACGAATGCTTGGATGAGAGGAAGATCTAGCAGTTTTGGGTTGTTGGCTTGGATTCCGGCGATGGCGTTGCCGAGGCCGAGGCCGTCGAAGGACTCCCGGACAGTGCGGCTAGAGACGGATTTGTCGGTGGCGAGGAGCAACGGCCACGTCAAGCGGACGCAGTTGAAGCCCATGCTCCTGATCATCTTAGAGATCCTGTCCAGCGGGCTCTTCGACAGGCCCTCCGCCAGCACCGGCTCCAAGTGCGACGGCCAGTTGATGCACGCCAGCTTCACCCGCACGCCGGTCTTGTCGTCCACTATCCACCGCGACGCCGTCCCCAGCGGCCCGGTGGCCGCCGCCGCATGGTCGGCGAAAAACAGACAGAGGAGCAGCGGAAGGACGAGCAGTCCTGTGGAACGAGGCGACGGCTGTTTCATGGCGGTTCTATGGAATGCTGCAGGGAACATACTGGTCGACGGAGTATATAAAGAGAGAGCAAGTGGACGGATCTTTCCATTAATAGCAAGTTCCTACGTTAATGGCAAAAAAATTACGGCAACGATGTGCTCGACTTAACGCATTCCATTTTGGCCAAAATTTAAGGAGGTACAGATGCAGGCCGAGAATCATTTTggcaaaaaaataaagatttcctttaattaaaataacaaaacaaaaaagaaatgaataatcaaaaaaataatattatggtACCATACAAAATATAGTTGGTGAATAATAATAACCTTTAATACTGGGTGCAACCCCGACCCTAGGAGGTACGGGTCTTCAATTTTTTAATAAagcaaaaaattatttataatggcTTCTTTTGATGTTTATAGATATAAAATCATTTATAATActattaattttaagattttcCTAAAATCTGTTTTTCAATATATAGAATTACTAATCCCTCTTATAACATTATTGATCAcatgtatattttttataattttaattttgaaaaacttttttagCCGATCCTACAATAACCGACATAGTTAAGTAATTATAATATTTGGATaacaatctatattttttttacaaaattaaaaatatcaattGCCTCATTTGGTAAGTCACTTGTAATATTTCCAATTCAGTAAATCAATCATCTAATTCAACATTTAATGAATTGTCATGTGTAAAATGGATGttaaattaatataatattttctcAACTCATCGTTATCCAATGATTTTAATGTTTTGAatcaaacaaaaattaaatatattttcaaatgttCTCATTTTATCGAATCTACTTTTCCAAGAAGAAATTATTATGTCTACAATGATCACaaaataatcaattttaaaatacacTTTAGGTGATAGtgaaatttcatcatcttctttctcatcaaattattttttctaaaaatatgacGTTTCATTGAAAATATTGGCTCTATATTTATATCAAATGCAAGAATTTTAGCAATAGTCAAACTTATTGCAAAACCATTGttccaatatttttcaaaatatgattttACAACATCTAATTGTTTCATAGCATAATTAATGCACATAAATTTTGATTGTAACttcttatttattatatttatagcaaataaaatgtcataccaaataaccataccaagtaaaaaatttaaaattttcaattgagttaactaTACTTTCAGTTTCACTCTTAGACTTTGCAtcattataaattttatataactcTAATAAAGCACTTCGCACTTCAAGAGCTTGAAATCTAATAGCTTGAACACTTTTAATACGACTTTTCCAATGCGTGTTTGAAAAAGATTTGATAGTTAATCCTTTCACATTATCAAGTAAAACTTTCCATCTTTTAGGAGAACTTGAAAACAATATGTATATGCATTGGATTACTTCAGAAAAAAGAAATGACTTTAACACAAGAATGTGTCATATTACTAAGAGTCGAATGAAGAGTATGACAAGCACATGACATGTATAATGCTCTTGGATTTATTTCAAACAATCTCTTTTGAACTCCttggtgttttcctttcatattagaaTCATTATCGTAACTTTGAtctctaatattttcaatactaagatcaagtgattttaatacattttgtaatttattaaaaattccaaaaccaGATGTATCATTAacttttagaaactctaaaaaaCATTCTTCTATTTTGACATTGCTAGATGATATATTAACATATTGTACTATGAAAGTCATTTATTTTTGATGACTTATATTTGGAGTACAATcagaaattattgaaaaatattttgcctcCTTAATTTTCTTAATGATAGTACTTCTAACATTATCAGCTAAAAGGGAAATCAACTCACTCTGAAttttatgaccaagataatgatGATGAATTTATGATTTTGAATGTGTCTAATATGTggcaaaaaaaaaagatgaaatcGTCGCACCCATACCCAAGGCCATCATGAGGGAGAtaaatcacagcatcctgagtgagcatgtggcaggtggggtAAGTGGCACAGGGACCAGGGATTTATGCCCCGACTACCCTGAGTttcgaccccgcgacctcatgtggcaagcatcccaccacataccgtctaatatgatcttgcatcaTACTGTCAAATTCAACAATCATTTCATTTTTATCTAATCTCATTTTTAATTCATTCCAAGAGTTCATATTAGTTAtatatttaatagaatttttatgtTCTTTAAGCCGTTCACTGATATGTTTCCAGTCTCTAAACTCatcatttgctaaagaacttctATTGTTTTCAGATTTAAATAACTTACAACAAAAGTAATAAACTTTATCTACACGTTTACTATCTACCAACCACTTTCAGTCTCTTACCTCTGATGGATCGAGATGAAGTGATAGAGGTGGGGGAGGGAGGGATGAATATcgcttgtttaaaaactttttttttatcgaaagaaacaaaacaaagtaaagcagcggaaatagaaagaaTAAAGATGACTTAGGTGGTTACTTAGTTCAgaacctatgtcgactcctactccaagacccatgatcCTTGATTACACCGTTGGATAATCCACTATACTTCATCTTCCCAAAATCTTCAGAAAGAAGCAATTcatacaaataaaaatataagatagtaacaacctactgtCTTATTTGAAATTAACTATAGTGCAAGTTAAATGAAAGTATACCGAAAGGAATAGAAATGAAGATCGTCGGTACTttgtcggagcagtagcttacttgAAGATGAGTAGCAGAGAAGTACGAACGAAAGCTTTAGCACAAAGTGAATTGGCATTCGATTGATTTCTGCCTCAAACCTTGAGCTCCCCTTTTAGCCTTGTTCGGTAGACCAAAAACCcgttggtcgactgatcctttcaATCGACTGATCCTCCTATCGGTCGAATGAACACATGTCCTTCCTTCTTTGTTGAGATCCAATCTTTGCGTAATTAAGAGAATtaattgtttggtcgaccgatcaccttgttcggtcAACCAAACAGAGCACTTTccttgttcgtcgagatttgaaatta is from Zingiber officinale cultivar Zhangliang chromosome 7B, Zo_v1.1, whole genome shotgun sequence and encodes:
- the LOC122004408 gene encoding glycosyl hydrolase 5 family protein-like → MIRSMGFNCVRLTWPLLLATDKSVSSRTVRESFDGLGLGNAIAGIQANNPKLLDLPLIQAFVAVVENLAANDVMVILDNHITTPGWCCDRNDGNGFFGDEHFDPDLWIQGLTNMAALFKGHTNVVGMSLRNELRGKRENVDDWYKYMQLGAEAVHAANGDVLVILSGLNFDTDLSFLVDREVNISFSFANKLVFEVHWYGFTDDSEWADGNANDVCGRIVGRVIKQAGFLLERNFPLILSEFGLDLRGTNTNDNRYFSCALAYAAAHDIDWAFWALQGSYYLRSGIVDHDEMYGLMSFDWSGIKSQPHLTRLQSIQKPFRGPGPMLPGHITILHPLSGLCVSVDDSSQRLVLSDSGRCVDRWSYTGNQTLSLSNGSSSSCMTAGGEGKEVRLAECQTRWTPLSDSQLHVSTKMEDGTSLCLEVGGDGRTVVTNPCRCLTSDSSCDPQGQWFVLANAGDWA